The proteins below come from a single Papaver somniferum cultivar HN1 chromosome 11, ASM357369v1, whole genome shotgun sequence genomic window:
- the LOC113322898 gene encoding probable pyridoxal 5'-phosphate synthase subunit PDX2 produces the protein MTIGVLALQGSYNEHISALRRLGVKGVEIKKPGQLDNISALIIPGGESTTMAKLAEYHNLFPALREFVKMGKPVWGTCAGLIFLADKAIGQKEGGQELVGGLDCTVHRNFFGSQIQSFEVDLSVPELSAQEGGLPSFRGVFIRAPAIVEAGPGVEVLAACPVSLKTTSSKSDADTQEVESLPEQKVIVAVKQGNLLGTAFHPELTADTRWHSYFLKMLAKEDEPAPTTLAVVEGGVDLTAGQTPEIEMPIYQ, from the exons ATGACTATTGGAGTTCTTGCTTTACAAGGATCTTACAATGAACATATCTCTG CATTAAGAAGGCTTGGAGTGAAAGGAGTGGAGATAAAGAAACCTGGACAATTGGATAATATCAGTGCCCTTATTATTCCTGGTGGTGAAAGTACTACCATGGCTAAACTTGCTGAATATCATAATCtg TTTCCTGCTCTGCGCGAGTTTGTTAAAATGGGAAAGCCTGTGTGGGGGACTTGTGCAGGGCTTATCTTCTTGGCAGACAAAGCCATTG GGCAGAAAGAAGGAGGTCAAGAGCTTGTTGGAGGACTTGATTGTACCGTTCATCGAAATTTCTTTGGAAGTCAG ATCCAGAGTTTTGAAGTAGACCTTTCAGTACCAGAGCTCTCAGCTCAGGAAGGAGGTCTACCTAGTTTCCGAGGAGTATTTATCCGTGCTCCTGCAATAGTAGAAGCTGGTCCAGGAGTTGAAGTCCTAGCTGCTTGCCCTGTGTCTCTAAAGACaacatcatcaaaatctgatgcagACACCCAGGAG GTTGAATCCCTACCTGAACAGAAAGTGATTGTAGCAGTGAAGCAGGGAAACTTGCTTGGGACTGCTTTTCACCCTGAGCTGACTGCTGATACTCGATG gcatagttatttcttgaagaTGTTGGCCAAGGAAGATGAACCTGCCCCTACTACTCTTGCTGTTGTTGAAGGAGGTGTAGATCTTACTGCTGGTCAAACCCCAGAGATTGAGATGCCCATATATCAATAA